The DNA window GTCGGTCCTGATCCAACAGAGCACCCAGCAGCTCCTGGGGCTCGCGGTCGGGTTGATGATCGTCGCGCTCTTCTTCCTCTTCCGGGGGGTCAGGCTGCGGCTCCTCCCGATCGTGGCCGTCTTCGTCGGCGTGATCTACACGTTCGGCGCGATGGGCTACCTCGGGATCCCGAACTCCACGCTCACGTCGGCGGTGTTCCCGATCCTCATCGGCCTCGGCATCGACTACTCCGTGCAGTTCCACCAGCGGTACGAAGAGGAACTCGAACGCGCCCCGCCCTCGGAAGCGCTCCCGGCGGCGCTGGCGGGCATCGGCCCGGCCGTGTTGGTCGCGATGCTCGCGGCGGCGCTGGGGTTCGGTGCCACCTGGATCGCCACGCTTGGCGTCCCCGCGTTCGAGTGGTTCGCCCAGACGTCGATCCTCGGCGTCGTCCTGTCGTTCATCACCGGGATCTTCCTGCTCACGCCGGTGTTGACCCTGTGGGTCCGGTGGCGGTACGATCCCGAATCCGTCGTCGACGCCGCCGCCGTCGATCGTGACGACGAGGAACTGAGCGACGTCGCCCGCTTTTTGGGGAAAGGTGCGCGCTTTTTCGCCGCACACCCGGCGCTCGTCCTCGCGATCGCCGGCCTGCTCACCGTCGGCGGCTTCTACGCCGGCGAGGACCTCGGAACGCTCGCCGACTTCGAGGAGTTCTTCCCGCAGGACCTCCCGGCGTACGTGAACCTTCAGCAGTTCCGCGCCGTCTCGGGTGGGGGCAGCGCCGCACAGTACGACATCGTCGTCTCGGGAACCGGCATCCGCGACCCCGAGACGTTGCGCTGGATGGAGCGGTTCAGCGACATCGCGACGGGGAGCGGGCAGGTGACGGCGGTCCAGTCGCCCGCCACGCTGATCAAATCCTACAACGGCGGCGAGCTCCCCGCGACCCGCGCGGGCGTCAATCGCGTGCTGGACAGGGTGCCGCCGGAGCGACGGGCGCAGTTTTACACCGACGGCTACGCCCACCTCGTCGTCGTCACGGGGCCGGACGTCACACCCGAGGAGACCGTCTCGCTCATCGGATCGATCAGGTCGGCGCTCGAACTCAGTCGTCCGCCCGCCGGCGTCGAGGCCGAGTTGACGGGGACCGCCGTCATCTCCACCCCCTCGGTCATCGACCAGATCGAGTCGCGCGACCGGATCACGGGCTACGGGGTCCTCGCCGTCTTCGTGCTCCTCCTCGTCTACTACCGCGACCCGGTGAAGGCGCTCGCACCGCTGATCCCGATGCTGTTCGTCGTCGGCTGGCAGAACATCTATATGGCCGCCTTCGACATCCGCGTCTCGCCGCTGGGGGCTTCCCTCGGGGCGCTCTCGGTCGGGATCGGCGCGGAGTACACCGTCATCGTGATGGAGCGTTACTTCGAGGAGAAGCGCCGCGGTGCCGCCCCGCTAGACGCGATCGAGACCGCGGGTGCCCGCGTCGGCAAGGCGATCACCATCTCCGGGATGACCACCGTCTTCGGCTTCTCGGCGCTGACGCTCTCGCCGTTCCCCATCATCTCCGACTTCGGCTATCTCACCGTCGGGGTGATCTTCCTGACGCTCGTGGCGGCGATCACGACGCTCCCACCGGTCCTGGTCGTCCTCGACCAGGCGCGCATGGATCTCCGGGCGTTGCTGGACTCCAGGGGAACGCCCCCCGACGCGAAAGCGGACGTCGACGGGGACTGACGATCCGGCGGTCGGAACCGCGTCCCCCGGTCGATCGGGGATCGTGGCGGGAACTCCGACGGGCGAGTTCGGGGGACCCCACACACCCCTCGTCCAGAGTGAAACGCGACGAGAGGGAGGGGGGTGGTGTCGAGTCGAAACGAGGGTTCATTTTCGGAGGGGATACCGATATCGACGGATGGAAGGCTTATCTCGGTTGTTTTCGGGAGATTGGCTTGAGGCGGAACACGGTTGACTTCACGAGCGCCCGGACGAATACCGCTATCGTCCTCCTTCATCGCCAAAATACTCTTGGCGGACTTTTCGCTGGTATAGTATATATAAGTTATGAATAACCCATCGGTAGATCGACAGTTCCCCAAAACGGCGTCTCGAAGCGGCGGACGAGGCAGGTCGACCACCGACCGGCGACTATTCTGAGGTCATTCGGAGACCGTTCGGAGATCGTTCGGGGGCTGTTCAGAGACTGTTCAGAGACTGACCCGGCCGAGAGAACGGGCGTTTCGACGGATGTGCGCCGTTTTCGTCACCTCTCATCCGTTCTTTCATCTGTTCTCTCTCCGTTCTTTCGTCCGTGCTGTCGGCCCCGTCGGCCATCTCTCCCATCCGGTTCGTGCTCCCACCCAGGGGGGATCTTCGGCGAGATACACTCTTGACGAGGGGTGTGTGTGATCCCTCCTCCCCTCCAGCATCGCGTGTGCGATCACCCTCACGCCACCTCGTTGTATCAGGATTCACGGCAGAAGGGGAGTCCACTGACAAGCCCACGGCTTCAGTCGTGGGTTACTGACGGACTCGATCCCGAGGCTCGCAGGGTCGAGCGCGTGAGCAACGTGGCGACCGAGACGTGTCCGGTCCGACTCGGAGTTCGATCCGACCTGAACCTGCGGTTCGGTCCGAGTACGCGGCGGCTCGAACACGTGGCGGCCCGAGCACACGGACGGGATCTTACGGTGGCGTCAGAGACGCGCGGGGTAGACTCTGGACGAGAGGCGCCGGATACACTCTTGACGAGGGGTGTCCGCCGTTCGTCTGACGGTCGTTCCGTCGGCTCGCGACCGGATCCGTTCCACGATCGGGCGCCGGGCCTCGGTTTTCGGTCTGGCTCTGGATCCGGCTTTCACTTTGGATGAGGGGTGCCCCCACACGGGCGGATTCCGCAGTTTACACTCTTGACGAGGGGTGTCCCTCGCTCCGGTACGGTCGTCGTTCCGGCGGCGTATCACTCGGGACCACGCTCACGTCCTGACTAACTGATATGCGGCTTGAAGTGCGTCAGAACGCGATTCACGGTCGAGTTACACTCTGTTCGAGGGGTGCGAACAGTTAAGTGATACGCCCACACGGTATGAGATATCGATGGTCGAAGAACCGTCACGGCTTTCGGACTTCAACGACCGGTTCGAGGAGCCGTCCGAAGACCCTCTGTTCAACTTCGACGAGGACGACCCGGACCGCGTCGACGTCTTCGCCCGGAAAGAGCTCCTGAAAGTCGGGCACGTCCCCGAGAGCGCGCGCATCGTCGGTCGCGACGGCGAGATCGAGGCCGTCGCTGCGGAGCTCCGTCCGATGGTTCGCGGCGACCCGCCGAACAACGTGATGATCTACGGGAAGACGGGGACGGGGAAGTCGCTCGTCGCGCGTCACGTCACCGACCGTGCGCGACGCGCGGCGGAGTCCAACGCCGTCTCGGTGGGGACCGTCTACGTCGACTGCGCCCAACACAACACGCAAACGCGCGTCGCCAGAACCGTCACGCGCTCGCTCAACGACCCCGACCGCACCCACCTCGACATCCCGCGGGCGGGCATCGGTAGTGGCGAGTACTACGACTACCTCTGGGAGATCCTCGACACCGCCTACGACGCGGTCATCATCATCCTCGACGAGGTCGACCGCCTCGACGACGACGACATCCTGATGCAATTGTCACGCGCGCGCGAATCCGGCAAAGCCGACTGTCACCTGGGCGTCATCGCGGTGAGCAACAAGATCGAGTTCCGCGACCGGCTGAACGAGCGCGTCAAGTCCAGCCTCCGCGAGGAGGAGTTCGTCTTCCAGCCGTACGACGCGAACCAGCTCCGAGAGATCATGGAGCATCGGCGTGACGCGTTCTACGACGGCGTGCTCTCCGACGACGTCATCCCACTGACCGCGGCGGTCGCCGCCCAGGAACACGGCGACGCCCGGAAGGCGATCGAGATCCTCCGTCACGCGGGCGAACTCGCCGAACGCGAGAACGTCCACACGATCACGGAGGACCACGTTCGCGACGCACAGGAGTGGGCCGAGATCGACCGGTTCGAGGAACTCCTCCGGGGGTCGACGACGCAGGTGAAGTTCATCCTCTACTCGCTCGCGCTCCTGACCGAGGAGAGCGACGACACCGACGCCTTCTCGACGAGTCGGATCTACGAGCGCTACGGGGAGACGGCGGAGCAGATCGACGCCACGGTGCTGAGCGAACACCGGGTGTACGAACTCCTGAAGGAGCAGGCGTTCCTCGGCGTCGTCGAGTCGACGCGCACTGGGGGCGGGCGGGGTCAGGGGAGCTACCTCGAACATCGACTCGTCCAGGACACTGGTATCGTGCTGAAGTCGGTGCTCCGCGACAGCCAACTCGAAAGCCTCGCCTGAGTCGCCTGCCGACCGCGTCACCGATCCGAGCGCCGCTGGTTCGGTCTTTTGTCTACACACGCATTCGCCAGGATCGTCATCCGTTAGACCGCCATCCGTTAAGCCGCCGACCGGTCCGTCGTCTCGTTCGTCACCTCACCTGCCGCCCGGTTCGTCACTTGGCCCGACAGGCCTTCGCCCGTCTCGCCCCGTCGGCTCAGTAGTTACCCCACACGGTTGGTCTTTTCAGTCAGCAGTTCCAGTACATGTCGAACGAACACGTTCTGTTGGTACTACTGTGGGTGACTGGGATTCGAATCGGAGCAGCAAAATCGCTCGATAAGCAGATAGTATCCGCCGTCGATCTGCAGTGTCGCCTCGATTAACATCGGTTTCGAACGTCATCGACGAGCCCATAACGTGAGCATGCGCCCTACAGTTCGGGAGTGTATCGGCCCTCCGGGTCAACAAGGAGGTACCCCTCTTGCATCCGTTCTACTGTCCGAGAGCGGGCGCGTAACTTCGCATCGAACGTCTCGTATCGAAAGACAGCGTACTCGAGCCCGCTCATGCCGACAGACAGTGATAGCGGCGTCAGGATGGTGCCAGGTGTCTCAATGATAGGGAGCGACAGCGTTTGTCCGACCGAAAGAAGTACCGGGAACAGCACCGAGAGGACCACTAACCCGCTTTGTCTACGAGACATCGTCTCATCAGTCCTGGCCCGGTATGAGATATAGCCCAGTGCAGGGAACACCAACAGGTAGATCCAGGCGAGATAGGCGTCGTAGAGCGGCTGGTTTCCGTGTTCGATAACTGAAAACGACCCGAGGGGTTAGAGCGTCGGCTCAACAAACAGGTACTGTGTCGGCGCGGTGAACAATAATATGAACAGCGGCACAACTGTCAGAGTTAGTATAATGGCTATTGATAACGTTACTCGTTCTGTCGTTGGGCCCATACTAATTGCGTAAATCAACAATTGAATTGGGGTCACCCAAGCGCCGAAGTGAAGCAGTTGGTACGCTAGAAACGTCAGCTCGTATGTCGTTGCCGTCAACTGTACCATCGCGAAGGTGGCCCAAGTGGTGACTGCGGTAGCGAAGATGGTGAAGGCAGTGACTTATTGGGTGGCCCCGTACCGCCGAACGTGTCCGATACAGTAGAGAACGACCAGTACGCTAACTACTATTGCAAAAAAGATTGTCAATAATGGAATGTAAACGGTGAATATCGCTCTCAGAACTATTGCTGAATAATGTACGCTAGATAGATTTGACCGTTATGATTCGATCTCACAGAAAACCAAGGCGGAAGCCAACGAGTTCAGTCGTGGGTCATTGACTACTCCAGACACGACAGGTGAACCTGTCTGGCAGCGATAAAGTTGGATCGACCTAGCCAAAAAGATGAGATACGCCGCGAGCCCGTAGAACAGCAGGGCAACACCGGCAAACAGCCACTGGCTCGACCCGAGGCTCTCACTCAGTGCGTCTTTACTCATATCAGAGATGATGAACTCGGCGTCGTTGTCGGTGCCGATGGTGTACGTTCCGTCGCCGTCCGACCGAGCTGGGCCGAGGACGTACCCCGTGTCGCCGGGCTGTAGCACCCTGCTCTCGTAGTGTATCCCGCCGGTGCCGTGGACCGTCGCCTCGTTGATGGGCGTGTTGTGAATCCGCTTGGTCCCCGCCTCGTGACACCGGCGCTCGTTCTCCTGTACCTGCTCGGTGAACCTCAGGGCCTGCTCCCCGGGGGCCCTCCCGGCGTTCACGAACGTGTCGTAGTGGGCCGACGAGAGGTGGAGATCGGCCTCCGTGGGGTCGACGTTGACCGAACCGTCGTCGTCGACGAGTCGAAACGGAACCGTCTGTCGCCCACTGTCGTCCACACCGACCGTTTCCTCGTCCGCGTCGTCCGGTTCTTCGACGTCCCATCGGACTGCGAGCGCGTCGGCACCCGTAACGGGGTGGGTGAGCGTGCCCGCGGGCCCCGCCTCGACCGTTCCGGATACCGCGACGACGTCGTCGGTCAGCGACGCAGTCGAACGCGTCTCCGTCGACGAGACTGCTCGACTCGCCGCCTCGCCCGGACGAACAGATACGTGGGAATCAGTGCGACGACGACGAAAATCAACCCCGTACCAACCGAAGCCATGCGATGGCGGACAGGTATCGGTCGCTGATAGTAAACCCCCGTTCAGCCGTACTGACAGAACACCGAGCGGGTGGATGACTCCGAAAGGACCCCTGGGAAGAAAATTGTTGAATTACTACTTGAATTTCTAGATTTCCATAACCAAAATTCGGTACTATCGGGATAATAATATATACCACAAAAACGCGCAACGGCTTCTGACAACACCAGAGTTCGACACAGCGACGCGCGTCGCTGTGTCTTTCCCTAAGATGCCATCCTACGCGCCTGAGCTACTGCCATTCGAACAGGTCTGGAAGTACCGAAAAGTCGACCTGCTCGGGAACTTCGTTCGGTTCGATTTCACGGATCTCGAATGGGAAGTTGATAGGTCGATCGCTAACCGAGGCGATCGACCGGAGTTACTTCGAGCGTTCGTTAGGCGGGTAGGATTCGAATTAAACGAGTATCATTAGCAGTGAGAAGACCAAGGACCCAAATCGAATTTGTGGGGTAACAAACAGACGGAAGCCGCCCGAACCTAACACCAGCGCGCACGTGATCGACACCCCTGATCAAGAGTGTATTCGGGCGAGCACACGACCCGCGTGAGCGGCCTCGGTGACTCGGCTGACCTCCGAAACTCGCTGACTAAACCGGTCCTAGCCGCCCGTCGCGGCCGAAAAGGGGACGCGATGCCTCACACGTTCGGCCGCTCAACACGTTTACGCGCTCGATTCGAGGGTATCGGCGACCAGCGAGCGGCGACCGACGACGACGACCGTCAGCGGCTCACAGCTGATGTCCGCACGCGCAGTTCCCGATACAGTAGGTGGTCTCCGAACGGAGGCCGAGCCGTGCCATCACGGTGAGCATGCTCGACGACGTGCCGGGCTGTGGCCGCACCAGGGCCGACGTCGCGCCGTACGGACTCGCTCCGACCGCGATTCGGTCGACGATCTGGCCCCGTTCGTGGTCGATCACTGCCACCTCGTCGTTCGTCTGGACGGGGACGTAGAGTTTCGTCCGGGCGGGGTTCCACGTCCCGACGAACGCCGATCCGCCGAGGTCGAGCCGACTCGTCACTTCCTCGGCTACGAGATCGACGACCGTCACGTCGTTCGATCCGGGGGTGAACACGTAGCCCGTCTCGGAGTCCGGGCCGATCTCGCTGGTCAGCGGCCGCCGCCCGAGACCGTCCGCCGCCGTCAGTCGGGTCGACTCGCGGGGGTTCGCCGGATCGCTGACGTCCCAGACGCTCTCGGTCCCGGTCTCGTCCTCGTTGTGCTCGACGAGCAGGGTTCGGCCGTCGGGTGAGACCGTCCCCATCCAGGGCCGCGCCGGGCTGTCCCCGACCGGTTCGACGTCGATCCGCGTCACGATCTCGAACGGATCGACCGACACGACGGTCAGCGTGTCACCGAAGAGGTCCGGCACGTACGCGTACTCGCCGTCAGGGTGGATCGTCACGTCGCACGGGCCCGGTCCATCTCTGTCCCCCCGACCGCCCTCGACCGTCCGATCGATCTCGCCGGTCACCTCCCCGAACCTCTCTGACGTCGGATCGGCGTCGATCCGGAACTGGCGGTGGCTGGGCTCTCGGGCGCTGACGACGACGTGGTTCCCGTCAGGCGACCGTTCGAGCCAGTTCGCCCCCGACCCGGTCTCGATCACCGCCGTCTCCGAGAGGGAGCCGACGGAGACGCCCCGGACGCCGCGTCCGACGTTGAGCCACAGCGACTCCTCCGGCTCGTCGGTCAGTTCGGGCGCGTACTGGTTCGACGGAAACGACGAGGAGAGGCCGAGCACCCGCGTCTCGATCAGTTCGTCGGCCGCCGGATCGATGAGGCTCACGCTCCCGTCGCCGGTGTTGAAGACGAACACCGTCGGCCGTCGCGTGGCGTCGCCACCGTCCTCGTCGCCGAGGCATCCCGCGGTCGCCGCCATCCCGGCGGCCGCACTCCCCGCGAGCAACCCTCGCCGGGAGACGCCGGCGGTCGCGCGCCGTGCCGTGCCGCGGTTGGGGTAGAGGAGTGGATCCCGCTCTCGATCGGTCACGCTCCCCGGTAGGCCCTCCCGATAGTAATCAGCACCGACACCGGCGGTCGGTCGTGCGCCGGACGCTCCAATCCGACGGTGCCGGCTGTCGACGCCGGTCGTCGCTGTGGTCGGCCCGGCGCTGTGGTCGATCCTCGCGCGCCGCTCGCGCGGCCCGCGGTACGGGTCAAAAGCCACGGCCGTCGTGACGATCGTCCCGGAGCCCACGTCGGACACGGGACCCCACGTCGTTCTGTCCCGTCTCCTCGGTGGCTCTTCGCGGTCCACACACTACCACACCGGACGGAATCGAAACGTATTTGTCTCAATGATTCATCGATATTTCCATGACGATACAACGACGGCGTTTGCTCAAGGCGATCGGGGTCGGAGCGGTCGCGAGCACGGCTGGCTGTACACAGAGCGGCGGCTCGGGCACACAGGAATCGACGCAGGCCGGCGTCAGCGGCGAGACGCTGACGCTCACGACGACGACGAGCACGTACGACACGGGACTGCTCGACGAGATCCACACGGACTTTGAGGAGATGTACGGCGTGACCGTCGACGCGGTCGCCCAGGGGACGGGTGCAGCCCTGGAGTCGGCCCGCAACGGGGACTCGGACGTGGTGATGGTCCACGCCCGGGGACTCGAAGACGAGTTCATGCGCAACGGCTACGGCATCAATCGCCGCGATCTCATGTTCAACGACTTCGTCATCGTCGGGCCGGAGAGCGACCCGGCGGGGATCCAGGGGATGGGTTCGGCGACCGAGGCGCTCACCGCGATCGCCGACGCGGAGGCGACGTTCGTCTCCCGCGGGGACAACTCCGGGACCCACACCAAGGAACTCAACCTCTGGGAGGCCGCCGGCACCGAGCCCGGCGGCAGCTGGTATCAGGAGACCGGGACCGGGATGGGCGAGGCGTTGAACGTCGCCAACCAGCAGGGCGCGTACACGCTCTCGGACCGCGGGACGTACATCTCTCAGCGCTCGGAGATCGACCTCGTCATCCTCGTTCAGGGCCCGATCGAGGACGGCCCGGAGATCCTCGCGAACCCCTACGGGATCATGGCGGTCAACCCCGGCGTCCACGACAACGCCAACTACGACCTCGCGATGGCCTACATCGGGTGGATCACCAGTCCTGGGGCTCAGGACGCCATCTCGAGCTACCAGGTCAACGGGGAACAGCTGTTCTTCCCCGAGGCCATCTCCGAGAACCCGGACTTCCAGCAGTACGTTCCGCAAGGGTGGAGTAGCAACGCGACCGACGAGTGAGCGTGCCGCTCGATCCGGTCGCCCACCTGCTCCCGGTCGTCGTCGACCTCCCGTTCAGGGAGGGGTACGTCTCGAGTATCATCTACGTCTCGCTGTACGTGAGCGTCATCGCCGTGACGCTGAGCACGCTGTTCAGCATCCCGGTCGCCATCGTGATGGGCTTCACCGACTTTCCCGGCAAGCAGTTCGTGAAGTCCGTCATCAACACGGGGATGGGCTTTCCCAGCGTAGTCGTCGGTCTGCTCGTCCTCTTCACCGTCTCCAACCAGGGACCGCTGGGGCCACTGGAGCTCATCTTCACCAAGGAGGCGATGATCATGTCGCAGTTCGTGCTCGCGACGCCGCCCATCACGGCGATCAGCCTCGCGGCGATCACCGGCGTGAGCGAGAACGTCCGGGACGCCGCGCACGTCCTCGGCGGCACACGCCTCGACGTGGCGCTGGTCGTCCTCAAGGAGGCACGCTACGGCATCGCGACCGCGATTCTGGCGGGGTTCGGCCGCGCCATCAGCGAGGTCGGCTCGGTCCTCATCGTCGGCGGGAACATCACGAGCGCGGACGGCATCTCGAAGACGCGGACGCTGACGACCGCCATCCAGCTCGAGGCTCGCCAGGGACAGTACGAGACCGCATTGGTGCTGGGCGCGGTGTTGGTCGCGCTCGTCCTGACGATCAACGCCATCGTCGTCCGAGTCGGTGATTCGGGGGCGATGAACCGATGATCCGGCTCTCGAACGTCTCGCACGCCTTCGGCGACGAATCCGTCCTCGCCGAGGTTTCGCTCTCGGTCGAGCCCGGCGAAGTGGTCGGGATCATCGGCCCCTCCGGGGTCGGGAAGACGACCTTGCTTCGAATCCTCGCGCTGTTCCTCCGGCCGACCGAGGGAACGACCGAACTGGACGGGCAGGCGGCGTGGGCCGTCGACGAGGGCGAGCGGCTAGCGCTCCGCCGTCGGATCGGCATGGTGTTTCAGGAAGCGAGCCTGTTCGACGCGACGGTCGCTCGGAACGTCGAGTACGGCCTCCGGGTGCGTCAGTCTTGGGGGGAACGGCTCAACGACCACCTGTGGTCCGTCCTCGGGTCGAACGGGACGGCGGACGCGGCTTCGGAGGCGCTCGACGTCGTCGGGCTCAGCCACAAGCTCGACCAGGAAGTGCACTCGCTTTCGGGTGGGGAGGCCCAGCGGGTCTCGTTCGCGCGGGCGCTCGCGTACGATCCGACCTACCTCCTGCTCGACGAACCTACCTCGGATCTCGACCCGCGGAACACGGGACTGATCGAGGAGGCGGTGCTCGAAGCCCGCGACCGCGGCATCGGCGTCGTCGTCGCGACCCACGACATGCACCAGGCCGAACGCATCGCCGATCGGGTCGGCGTCCTCCTCGGCGACGGACTCACCGAGATCGGGCCCACGGAGACGATCTTCGAGCAGCCGACGGACGAACGGACGCGAAAGTTCATCTCCGGGGAACTGGTGTACTGAGCCGACCGTCCCTCTCGGAGCGACGACCCCCCATTCGGTGGGTGATGTTTAATACGGCTGCCGAGACGTGTGATACCATCATGGAGGTACGATCAGTCGGAACCCTCGATCCGTCGGAGCGACAGTCGGTCCTCAACAGAGACACCGGGATCGACGAGATCCGCCCCGACGTGCGCGAGATCGTCGAGACGGTACGAACGGACGGGGACGACGCGCTCCGGGAGTTCAGCCGCCGGTTCGACGGCGTCGAGGTGGAGTCGCTCGACATCACGGCGGCGGCCGAGCGGGCCGCCGACAGCATCGACGCGGCGGTACGCGAGGCCATCGAAGCGGCCATCGACAACGTCCGAACGTTTCACGAGCGGCAGGTCCGAACCGACTGGACCGACTCGTTCGGCGGCGTGACGCTCGGCCGTCAGTTCCGCCCGATCGAGCGGGTCGGCGCATACGTCCCCGGCGGGAGCGCCGCGTATCCGTCGACGGCAGTGATGACCGTCGTTCCGGCGAAGGTCGCCGGCGTCGAGGAGGTTGCCGTCGTGACCCCGCCGGCGGACGAGCTGAACCCCGTGACGCTCGCGGCCCTCGGGCTCACGGGTGCCGACGAGGTCTACAGCGTCGGGGGCGCCCAGGCCATCGCCGGCCTCGCGTACGGAACGGAGACCGTCCCCGCGGTGGAGAAGATCGTCGGGCCCGGGAACCGATGGGTCGCGGCGGCCAAAGCCGAAGTGCGTGGCGACGTCGCCATCGACATGATCGCCGGTCCGACCGAGGTTCTGGTCGTCGCGGACGAGACGGCGAACCCCCGGTTCGTGGCCGCCGAACTCGTCGGCCAGGCCGAGCACGACCCACACTCCTCGGCCGTTGCGGTCACGACCGACCGTTCGCTCGCCCGGGCGATCGTCGAGGAGATCGAGCGACAGGTCCCGAACCGGGACCGCGCCGAGATCATCCGCGACGCGCTGGCCAACGACAGCAGCGGGGTCTTTCTCGCGGACTCGATGGACGAGGCGACCGCGTTCGCGGAGGAGTACGCCGTCGAACACCTCGTCGTGATGACCGACGACGACGAGGCGACGCTCGAACGGATCGACAGCGCCGGGAGCGTCTTCGTCGGGGAGTACAGCCCCGTCGCGGCCGGCGATTACGCCAGCGGCACGAACCACGTCCTCCCGACGTCCACGTCCGCGACCACCTCCGGCGGTCTCTCGGTGGATAGTTTCGTCCGCTCACGGACGGTCCAACACCTCGATCGGGAGTCGCTCGACTCGATCGCCGACACGATCGTCACACTGGCGGAACTGGAGGGGCTGGAGGCACACGCCGAGAGCGTCCGAACCCGGTTCGAGTAACATCGAGCCGCCCTCGGGGCCGCCTCGGCAACCGATCGTCTCGCCGTCCCGCGTCGGACGCGCCCGACGACTCCGCCGTCGACAGCCATGTCCGAAGCCCGCGGTGACGACCGCGGGACCTCCGTCCCCCGCCATTCGGTGGGGGTTGATTATTACCCCCTACGTCAGTCTGGCCTGTATGTCTGTACTGGACGAGTTCGCGCTCGACGGAGACACTGCCATCGTGACCGGTGCGAGTCGGGGCATCGGCCGGGCGCTCGCGGGCGCACTCGCCGAAGCGGGAGCGAACC is part of the Salinigranum marinum genome and encodes:
- a CDS encoding substrate-binding domain-containing protein, which codes for MTIQRRRLLKAIGVGAVASTAGCTQSGGSGTQESTQAGVSGETLTLTTTTSTYDTGLLDEIHTDFEEMYGVTVDAVAQGTGAALESARNGDSDVVMVHARGLEDEFMRNGYGINRRDLMFNDFVIVGPESDPAGIQGMGSATEALTAIADAEATFVSRGDNSGTHTKELNLWEAAGTEPGGSWYQETGTGMGEALNVANQQGAYTLSDRGTYISQRSEIDLVILVQGPIEDGPEILANPYGIMAVNPGVHDNANYDLAMAYIGWITSPGAQDAISSYQVNGEQLFFPEAISENPDFQQYVPQGWSSNATDE
- the hisD gene encoding histidinol dehydrogenase codes for the protein MEVRSVGTLDPSERQSVLNRDTGIDEIRPDVREIVETVRTDGDDALREFSRRFDGVEVESLDITAAAERAADSIDAAVREAIEAAIDNVRTFHERQVRTDWTDSFGGVTLGRQFRPIERVGAYVPGGSAAYPSTAVMTVVPAKVAGVEEVAVVTPPADELNPVTLAALGLTGADEVYSVGGAQAIAGLAYGTETVPAVEKIVGPGNRWVAAAKAEVRGDVAIDMIAGPTEVLVVADETANPRFVAAELVGQAEHDPHSSAVAVTTDRSLARAIVEEIERQVPNRDRAEIIRDALANDSSGVFLADSMDEATAFAEEYAVEHLVVMTDDDEATLERIDSAGSVFVGEYSPVAAGDYASGTNHVLPTSTSATTSGGLSVDSFVRSRTVQHLDRESLDSIADTIVTLAELEGLEAHAESVRTRFE
- a CDS encoding phosphate ABC transporter ATP-binding protein; amino-acid sequence: MIRLSNVSHAFGDESVLAEVSLSVEPGEVVGIIGPSGVGKTTLLRILALFLRPTEGTTELDGQAAWAVDEGERLALRRRIGMVFQEASLFDATVARNVEYGLRVRQSWGERLNDHLWSVLGSNGTADAASEALDVVGLSHKLDQEVHSLSGGEAQRVSFARALAYDPTYLLLDEPTSDLDPRNTGLIEEAVLEARDRGIGVVVATHDMHQAERIADRVGVLLGDGLTEIGPTETIFEQPTDERTRKFISGELVY
- a CDS encoding GIDE domain-containing protein; the protein is MDDSGRQTVPFRLVDDDGSVNVDPTEADLHLSSAHYDTFVNAGRAPGEQALRFTEQVQENERRCHEAGTKRIHNTPINEATVHGTGGIHYESRVLQPGDTGYVLGPARSDGDGTYTIGTDNDAEFIISDMSKDALSESLGSSQWLFAGVALLFYGLAAYLIFLARSIQLYRCQTGSPVVSGVVNDPRLNSLASALVFCEIES
- a CDS encoding RND family transporter, whose protein sequence is MGVLRVVFAGVGDRIQKRPLLTLAVVVGLIVVAGAGASQITSVTGNEAFVQSNPTLERFEDTFDRGTMAVLVRGPVTDPETMTAIDTFDRRMETADKVVTVITPADRVRAEYGRIPDSRAAIERVVADEKSTVVTVVLESGLTQEEQRPVYQEALDARSWAAFPAGTEVIITGQPAFSAQLSVLIQQSTQQLLGLAVGLMIVALFFLFRGVRLRLLPIVAVFVGVIYTFGAMGYLGIPNSTLTSAVFPILIGLGIDYSVQFHQRYEEELERAPPSEALPAALAGIGPAVLVAMLAAALGFGATWIATLGVPAFEWFAQTSILGVVLSFITGIFLLTPVLTLWVRWRYDPESVVDAAAVDRDDEELSDVARFLGKGARFFAAHPALVLAIAGLLTVGGFYAGEDLGTLADFEEFFPQDLPAYVNLQQFRAVSGGGSAAQYDIVVSGTGIRDPETLRWMERFSDIATGSGQVTAVQSPATLIKSYNGGELPATRAGVNRVLDRVPPERRAQFYTDGYAHLVVVTGPDVTPEETVSLIGSIRSALELSRPPAGVEAELTGTAVISTPSVIDQIESRDRITGYGVLAVFVLLLVYYRDPVKALAPLIPMLFVVGWQNIYMAAFDIRVSPLGASLGALSVGIGAEYTVIVMERYFEEKRRGAAPLDAIETAGARVGKAITISGMTTVFGFSALTLSPFPIISDFGYLTVGVIFLTLVAAITTLPPVLVVLDQARMDLRALLDSRGTPPDAKADVDGD
- a CDS encoding ABC transporter permease; this encodes MSVPLDPVAHLLPVVVDLPFREGYVSSIIYVSLYVSVIAVTLSTLFSIPVAIVMGFTDFPGKQFVKSVINTGMGFPSVVVGLLVLFTVSNQGPLGPLELIFTKEAMIMSQFVLATPPITAISLAAITGVSENVRDAAHVLGGTRLDVALVVLKEARYGIATAILAGFGRAISEVGSVLIVGGNITSADGISKTRTLTTAIQLEARQGQYETALVLGAVLVALVLTINAIVVRVGDSGAMNR
- a CDS encoding orc1/cdc6 family replication initiation protein, which codes for MVEEPSRLSDFNDRFEEPSEDPLFNFDEDDPDRVDVFARKELLKVGHVPESARIVGRDGEIEAVAAELRPMVRGDPPNNVMIYGKTGTGKSLVARHVTDRARRAAESNAVSVGTVYVDCAQHNTQTRVARTVTRSLNDPDRTHLDIPRAGIGSGEYYDYLWEILDTAYDAVIIILDEVDRLDDDDILMQLSRARESGKADCHLGVIAVSNKIEFRDRLNERVKSSLREEEFVFQPYDANQLREIMEHRRDAFYDGVLSDDVIPLTAAVAAQEHGDARKAIEILRHAGELAERENVHTITEDHVRDAQEWAEIDRFEELLRGSTTQVKFILYSLALLTEESDDTDAFSTSRIYERYGETAEQIDATVLSEHRVYELLKEQAFLGVVESTRTGGGRGQGSYLEHRLVQDTGIVLKSVLRDSQLESLA